CATGGACAGTCGAAGAAGCCTTGCGTTTGCACGTGGCAACGCCGGTGATTGCCAGTGCTTTGATGATGCGTTACCGATCAGAAGCAGCCGACACCATGACCGGTAAAGTAGTGGCTGCTTTACGCAATCAGTTCGGGGGACATGCAGTTGATCCCACGACCGGAAAACACGACGGCCAAGTGAAGTAAAGGAGAAGAACGTGATGTCTATCAAATATATGATCGGGGTTGATTTAGGTACAACGAGTACCAAGGTCGTTTTGTTTGATCTAAAAGGTCAAGCGATTGCGACGGCGAATAACCTTTACCCGTTATATCAAGATACGCCGGATATGGCTGAAGAGGATCCGGAAGAAATTTTTGCGGCGACGGTTGGCGGATTAACCGAAGTCATGCATCGCGGGAATGTTCAGCCCGGTGAATTAGGCGGCGTTTCGTTTTCAGCCGCCATGCATAGTCTGATTTTGATGGATGAGCATGACAAACCGATCACACGGGTTATTACCTGGGCAGACAATCGGGCGGCGGCTTACGCGACGAAGCTGAAGCAAAGTGACCTGGGGATGACGCTGTCTAAGGCGACCGGGGTTCCAACGCACCCGATGTCGCCGCTGGTGAAATTACTGTGGCTCAGTGCCGAGCATCCCGAGCTTGTCGCCCGCACGCGTCATTTTATCGGGATTAAAGATTATATCTTGTTCCGCTTTTTCGGGCGGTATGTTCAAGACTATTCACTGGCAAACGCGACGGGCTTGTTCAATATTCACACGGTGGATTGGGATGATCGTGCGTTAGATGTCGCCAATGTCCGGCGCGATCAACTGCCGGAGTTGGTGGATACGAGTTATCAGCTGACCGGGTTAAATGCTAATTACGCCGCCGTGACCGGCATTGACGACAAAACACCGTTCATTCTCGGGGCTAGTGATGGCACGCTAAGTAACCTTGGCGTTGGCGCGATTGATCCTGGCGTTTTGGCGGTCACGATTGGCACTTCAGGCGCCGTTCGCGTGGTGACGGATAAGCCGGTTGTTGATCCGCAAGGGCGGTTATTCACTTACTACTTGGCACCTAATAAGTGGGTCGTCGGCGGTCCGGTGAATAATGGCGGCATCGTGTTCCGCTGGGTGCGCGATCAATTGTTTGCGCCGGAAAAAATCACCGCCGAGCAACTACAGGTTGATTCATATGAAGTTTTGACCGACATTGCCAGCAAAATTCCTGCCGGTGCCGATGGGCTATTATTCCATCCGTATCTTGGCGGGGAACGGGCCCCGATTTGGGACGCGAATGCGCGCGGCAGTTTCTTCGGCTTAACCCGCCAGCATACACGAGCACACATGGTTCGCGCGGCACTTGAGGGCATCGTTTATAACCTGTATATGGTGATGTTGATGATCGAAGGCATTACTGGCAAACCTCGCGCCATTCAAGCGACAGGCGGGTTCGCCCGCAGCGCATTATGGCGACAAATGCTGGCCGATGTGTTTGAACAGGAAGTCAACATTCCTGAAAGTTTTGAAAGCTCGGCATTGGGAGCCGTGGTGATCGGGATGAAATCGTTAGGGTTGATTGATGATCTCAGTGTCGTCAAGGATATGATTGGCGTCACCAACACGCATGAACCGAATGAAGCTAATTTCCAAGCTTATCGGGAATTGTTGCCAATCTGGATTCGGCTAACGCGCAAGCTAGGCAGCGAGTATCAGGCGATTGCCGATTATCAACGCGCGCATCCGGATCCGAGGGCACGTAGCAAAGAACAGGATTAATCAGGTATATAAAAATTAGGCGACAGACGCAAACGATCACAAAAGCGACTGCCACTTTTTATCGATAGTTTTGTAAACGGTTTCTAGAAGCGCGGGCATATGCTCAAATTAACGCGTTCGGCGACTTCTAACCGCGCCGATTCATGTCAAGGAGGACTGAACATGGATTTACTTGTCTTGGTGCTAGGCATTCTATTACTGTTGGTGTTGATTATTAAGTTTAAGTTCAACACTTATGTTTCTCTGATAATAACAGCTGTTGTTGTGGCGCTGGGGCTGGGGATGGCGCCGGCTAAGATCGCCACGAGTATTCAAACCGGTATTGGCTCGCAATTAGGTGAACTTGCGCTGGTCTTTGGTTTTGGTGCGATGCTGGGACGGCTGGTTGCCGACGCCGGTGGTGCTTATCGTATCGCCCACACGCTGATTAACGCGTTCGGACGCCGGGGCTTACAATTAGCGGTGGTTTTGGCTTCTTTCATCATCGGCATTGCTTTGTTTTTTGAAGTCGGGATCGTTTTGCTGGTTCCGATCGTCTTTGCCATTGCTGCCGAAGCCGGTGTCCCGATTTTGACACTTGGCATTCCGATGGCAGCCGCCTTGTCGGTTACGCACGGCTTCTTACCGCCACATCCGGCACCGACAGCCATTTCGACAGCGCTGGGTGCTTCAGCTGGACTGGTGCTGGCATATGGGGTCATCATTGCAGTCCCAACGGTCTACATTGCCGGCCCGCTATTTTCCAAACTTGCCCATCGGCTGGTTCCGGATGCTTTTGAACGGCGTGGCAATTTAAAAGCGTTGGGGCCGCAAAAAACCTTCAAGCTTGATGAAACCCCGGGCTTCGGTATCTCGGTTTTGACATCGCTGTTTCCGGTTATCCTGATGGCTATTGCGACGGTCTATGAACTGGTTCTGCATGGTGGCAAAACGCCAAAAGCACCGACAGGCATGGATAATTTGATCGCCTTTATCGGGTCACCGAGTATCGCGATGCTAATCTCACTTCTATTCGCTATGTGGGCCATGGGTTATGCCCGCAAGCTGCCGGCCAAGGATATCATGGCTACGTTGGAAGAGGCAGTGAAGTCCATTGCGATGCTGCTGTTGGTTATCGGTGGCGGCGGTGCGTTTAAGCAAGTCTTAATTGATGGCGGCGTTGGCGACTCCGTGAAAAATCTATTCGTCTCATCGTCCATTTCGCCACTGATTCTTGGCTGGTTAATTGCCGTGGTTTTGCGAATCGCCCTTGGCTCGGCAACCGTTGCCGCCATGACCGCTTCCGGACTGGTGTTGCCTCTGATGCAAAGCGCCGGTATCCAACCGGCTTTGATGGTGCTGGCAATTGGCGCAGGATCATTGGCAGCCAGCCACGTCAACGACGCCGGATTTTGGATGTTCCGTGAATATTTTGACCTCACCATTAAGCAAACCCTGCTGACATGGACCTTGTTGGAAACAATTATCTCGGTTGTCGGACTGGGTGGCGTGCTTTTGTTGAGTTTGTTTGTTTAAAGGCGAAAAGATAAAAAGTCGACGATAGGTCGGCTTTTTTGCGTTTACAAGCTGAAGCCGACCGTCGCAGTCAGCCGCTCAATATGATAAACTTACGCCATTCACAAATACAGAAATGGAGATCTTTAACTTATGTACGAACCAACCAAAAAACGCCGCGTTGCCGAAGATGTTGCCAAGGTTTTTCCCGAAGAGGTAACGAATCAGCTTTTTGATGTCATTGCCGTGATGCAAAAGGCCAAGCAACTGGTGACGGCGCCGGTGGCGATTGCCTTTTCGGATGATTATACCGATGACGAAATGTATGCCATGATTATTCAAGGTAACCTGGCGCCTGCGCAGGAATTTCCGTTGACCTATAAGGGGGACAAGCCTTTTTTGGGGCATGGCTATATTCTTGTGGTGAAGGATAAGCCGAAGACGATTCGAATTGACTTTAGTGCCGCAAATCCGTTCAAAGCAGATAAAACCAAATAAAACTGGCCTTTTCATGAAAACTTAGGTAAAATAGTAGATCGTAATCGTTACCGTCTACGATTGGGAGGCAGCTATGAGCGAACCAATTTTGTCTGTGAAGCACCTTAGTTTTGGATTTCGCGATCAACAGCTTTATCGCGACCTGAGTTTTCATTTGGATGTCGGCTCGATAACGAGCTTGGTTGGGCCGAATGGGGTGGGGAAGACCACGCTGATTCGCCTGTTGATGGCACAGTTAAAGCCGCAAGCCGGCACGATTCAGTTTCGCAAGCAGCCACCGGTTCGACTGGGCTATGTACCACAATTTCGCAATGTCGATGAGGAATTTCCGCTGTCAATCCGCAGCTTTATTCAGTTGCGGCAGCTGGACCATCTTTTCTTTTGGCATACGCCTAAGGAAAAAGCGGCGCTGAACCGGGTTATCAAAGCGACCCACTTAACGCATATTGCCGACACACGGCTCGGGATGGCGAGTGGCGGTGAAAAGCAGAAGGCCTATTTAGCCCAGGCGCTGTTGGATGATCCCAACTTTTTGATTCTCGATGAATCGACGGCAAGCCTGGATGTGAATACCAAGCATGAGTTGATGGATCTGGTTCAGGAGCTGAACCAGACCCAGAAGCTAACGGTGTTGTTCGTGACGCATGACTTGAGCCTAGCGAAGCAATATACCAAACAATATTTGCTGTTGACCGGCGATCGTTACGAAATGAAGCCGACTGCCGAGATGGATCTGGCTTCAATGCCGGAAGAGTTGCGCAATGATGCCGAGAATCGCGGGGTGATCGCATGAATTTATTTGCTTATGCCTTCATGCAAAATGCTTTTATGGCTAGCACGTTTATTGCTATCACGACCGGTATTGTCGGCGTCTTTGTGGTTGCCCGTAACATGTCCTTCCTGGCGCACACCTTGTCTGAGGTGGGCTTTGCCGGTGCCGCATTTGCAGTGTTTGCCGGCATTAGACCGCTTGACGGGATGTTGATGTTTACGGCCATTAGCAGTATTAGTGTCGGCCGGATGTCGGTTCAGGCCTCGCGTCGTGAAGCGTCGATTAGCGCGGTTTCGAGCTTGTTCATCGGTTTGGGCATTTTGTTTTTATCGCTTTCGAGTGCCAATGCTAGCTATGCGACGACGATTCTGTTCGGCAGCATTATCGGCATTTCGCGTAGTGACGTTTGGCAGCTGGTTGCGTTGGCTGCTGGCGTTTTGTTTACGTTGTATTTTGGATATCGCCGCCTAGCATTTGATTCATTTGATCCGGTGGGTTCGGCTGCGCAAGGGTTGAAAAGTAAATACATTTCCATTTACTTTCTGCTCATTCTCGCGGTTTCGGTTTCGATCGGCGCGCAAATCGTCGGTAGTTTGCTAGTGTTCATTTTGCTCACGCTGCCGCCTAATGTTGCCAAGTACCTGGGAAGAACCCTGCCGCAGATGATTGTGATTTCCGTCATCACGGCGTTAATCGGCGTCTGGAGTGGCCTTTACCTGGGGTTCCTGACGAACTGGCCAGTAACCTTCTTCATTGCCGCCATTGAGTTTATCTTTTATTTCCTGGCGCTGTGGTATCACCACCAGACAAATTGATTGAATCGTATTAAAAAATGGCTTTAGAGAGCAGATGCATGCCTCTCTAAAGCCATTTTTTCGTGTTAGTCTAAATCCCACTAGTGCCGCTCGCGCTGTTGACGCAAAAATTCAGCGACTTCTGCCCGATAGTGGTGGGATTGATCAAACTGGGCAAGGTAGGCGGCGTCGTGGGTGCTTGTCGCGCCAGTGTGCCGCAGCTTGGTGTAAACCTCTAGATAAGGCAGCTGGGCTTCCTTGGCCACTGCCAATTCGGCCGAGACGTCATAGGGAACCTGCCGTAAGTTCAGATCGGTGATGGCGCCGTTGCCGAGTTCCAATAATGCGTAATCCGCATAGCTGGTGGTTTGCAACTTGGCGCGCGGTGAATAGGCTTGGCCAATCGAACCGGGATTGAGAATAACCTGACCGCTGCTGGTATAGCGCAGCAATTGCTGATGGGTGTGCCCATAAATCGCAATGTCGATATCTTGACTCGGAGCAATCTGGTCAAAGTTTGCCTGTGGTTGGTCGGGGTATAAGCAATGACCGTGATTAGAGTCTGGCAGATTGTGGGCCAGGCTGATCACGAGGCCATCTTGTTCAAAAACGTCATGCAGCGGCCAATGACGGATGGTCGTCAACATGTCGGCCGTCAGTTGTGGCCACAGATACGCCACTAAGCGACTGAAGTAGACATCGGTGGGTTGCGCCAAGTCGACCGGACCATCTAAAACCCAGAATAAATCGTCATCCCAGTTTCCTTTGACGAGATGCGTCAGCGGCAAGGCATGCAGGCCGTGCCAGAGGTTAGCTGCTCCCGGGCCTGGTAAGAATAGATCGCCAAGAAACCAGTATTCATCTGGATGATGTGCTTGGGCGTCTTTGATGACCGCTGAAAAGGCAGTCATATTGCCGTGAATATCTGATAAAATGGCGATTTTGGTCATGCTTCATCCCACCGTTCGTTCATCGTGACTAATCCTTGCGTTCCTAAATCACCTTTGCCCGCTGCCACCATTTTGGCATACAGATCTTCGGCCAATTCGGTTGCCGGCAACTGCAAGTGCATTTTCTTGGCTTCGTCTAACGCAATGCGCAGGTCTTTGAGAAAATGTTTGGCGAAAAAGCCGGGCGTGTAATCGGCTTGCAGCATACGCGGACCGTAGTTGCTGAGACTCCAGTTCGCCGCGGCACCACTGCCGACGACTTTCAGAATTTCGTTCAGATCCAATCCAGCGGCTTTTCCATAGACGAGCATCTCGCTCAATCCAGTCATCGTGCCGGCAATCATAATTTGATTGGCCATTTTGGCATGCTGCCCGGAACCGGCCGGGCCAAAATAATTGACGGATGAGGCGATCGGTGCAAACAGCTCCTTGAGTTTCGACAGCAAGTCTTTTTGGCCGCCGATCATAATGGTGAGGGTGCCTTTTTTAGCGCCAATGTCCCCACCGGAAACAGGCGCATCAACGGCAATGACGCCTTTTTCTTTGGCTTTTTCGGCAATTTGCTTGGCCAGTGTCGGGGTGCTGGTGGTCATATCAATCACCAGGTCACCGGCCTGAGTACCGGCCAGAATGCCATCACAGCCAAAATAGACTGCTTCGACATCTTGCGGAAAGCCGACCATCGACATGACGACATGACATTGTGCAGCAACGGCGTGGGGTGATTCTGCCCAGACCGCGCCGGCATCCAAGACTGCCTGTGCATGGGCCTTGGTGCGATTGTAAACGATGACTTCCTGACCGGCTTTAAGAAAGTTCTTGATGATGCCGGTACCCATCACACCGGTGCCAATAAATCCAAGTTTCAACGAGCTCATCCTTTCTGTAAAAGTTCTTCCAATTCCGTTAAACGCTTTTCAAACATCGAAAATGCCGCTTCCAGATAGTCCGGTTTGGTCATATCGACACCAGCGGTTTTCATGGTATCGATGGCGTATTGCGAGCTACCTGACTTTAAATAGTCCAAGTAGCGGGATGCGGCGTTGGGTTCGCCGCTGCTAATACCAGCGGCTAGCGTTGATGCTGCGGCAAATCCGGTTGCATACTGATAGACATAATAATTGTAATAGAAATGTGGAATTCGTGCCCATTCGAATGCAATTTCGGGATCGCGGGCAACATCCGGTCCATAATACCGGGCATTGAGATCGGCATAGTAAGTCGCCATACTAGTTGCCGTGAGCGGTTCGCCTTGTTGGTCCTGCTGATGAATC
Above is a window of Lacticaseibacillus casei DSM 20011 = JCM 1134 = ATCC 393 DNA encoding:
- the gntK gene encoding gluconokinase, which gives rise to MSIKYMIGVDLGTTSTKVVLFDLKGQAIATANNLYPLYQDTPDMAEEDPEEIFAATVGGLTEVMHRGNVQPGELGGVSFSAAMHSLILMDEHDKPITRVITWADNRAAAYATKLKQSDLGMTLSKATGVPTHPMSPLVKLLWLSAEHPELVARTRHFIGIKDYILFRFFGRYVQDYSLANATGLFNIHTVDWDDRALDVANVRRDQLPELVDTSYQLTGLNANYAAVTGIDDKTPFILGASDGTLSNLGVGAIDPGVLAVTIGTSGAVRVVTDKPVVDPQGRLFTYYLAPNKWVVGGPVNNGGIVFRWVRDQLFAPEKITAEQLQVDSYEVLTDIASKIPAGADGLLFHPYLGGERAPIWDANARGSFFGLTRQHTRAHMVRAALEGIVYNLYMVMLMIEGITGKPRAIQATGGFARSALWRQMLADVFEQEVNIPESFESSALGAVVIGMKSLGLIDDLSVVKDMIGVTNTHEPNEANFQAYRELLPIWIRLTRKLGSEYQAIADYQRAHPDPRARSKEQD
- a CDS encoding gluconate:H+ symporter, producing MDLLVLVLGILLLLVLIIKFKFNTYVSLIITAVVVALGLGMAPAKIATSIQTGIGSQLGELALVFGFGAMLGRLVADAGGAYRIAHTLINAFGRRGLQLAVVLASFIIGIALFFEVGIVLLVPIVFAIAAEAGVPILTLGIPMAAALSVTHGFLPPHPAPTAISTALGASAGLVLAYGVIIAVPTVYIAGPLFSKLAHRLVPDAFERRGNLKALGPQKTFKLDETPGFGISVLTSLFPVILMAIATVYELVLHGGKTPKAPTGMDNLIAFIGSPSIAMLISLLFAMWAMGYARKLPAKDIMATLEEAVKSIAMLLLVIGGGGAFKQVLIDGGVGDSVKNLFVSSSISPLILGWLIAVVLRIALGSATVAAMTASGLVLPLMQSAGIQPALMVLAIGAGSLAASHVNDAGFWMFREYFDLTIKQTLLTWTLLETIISVVGLGGVLLLSLFV
- a CDS encoding metal ABC transporter ATP-binding protein; protein product: MSEPILSVKHLSFGFRDQQLYRDLSFHLDVGSITSLVGPNGVGKTTLIRLLMAQLKPQAGTIQFRKQPPVRLGYVPQFRNVDEEFPLSIRSFIQLRQLDHLFFWHTPKEKAALNRVIKATHLTHIADTRLGMASGGEKQKAYLAQALLDDPNFLILDESTASLDVNTKHELMDLVQELNQTQKLTVLFVTHDLSLAKQYTKQYLLLTGDRYEMKPTAEMDLASMPEELRNDAENRGVIA
- a CDS encoding metal ABC transporter permease, encoding MNLFAYAFMQNAFMASTFIAITTGIVGVFVVARNMSFLAHTLSEVGFAGAAFAVFAGIRPLDGMLMFTAISSISVGRMSVQASRREASISAVSSLFIGLGILFLSLSSANASYATTILFGSIIGISRSDVWQLVALAAGVLFTLYFGYRRLAFDSFDPVGSAAQGLKSKYISIYFLLILAVSVSIGAQIVGSLLVFILLTLPPNVAKYLGRTLPQMIVISVITALIGVWSGLYLGFLTNWPVTFFIAAIEFIFYFLALWYHHQTN
- a CDS encoding metallophosphoesterase family protein produces the protein MTKIAILSDIHGNMTAFSAVIKDAQAHHPDEYWFLGDLFLPGPGAANLWHGLHALPLTHLVKGNWDDDLFWVLDGPVDLAQPTDVYFSRLVAYLWPQLTADMLTTIRHWPLHDVFEQDGLVISLAHNLPDSNHGHCLYPDQPQANFDQIAPSQDIDIAIYGHTHQQLLRYTSSGQVILNPGSIGQAYSPRAKLQTTSYADYALLELGNGAITDLNLRQVPYDVSAELAVAKEAQLPYLEVYTKLRHTGATSTHDAAYLAQFDQSHHYRAEVAEFLRQQRERH
- a CDS encoding NAD(P)-dependent oxidoreductase gives rise to the protein MSSLKLGFIGTGVMGTGIIKNFLKAGQEVIVYNRTKAHAQAVLDAGAVWAESPHAVAAQCHVVMSMVGFPQDVEAVYFGCDGILAGTQAGDLVIDMTTSTPTLAKQIAEKAKEKGVIAVDAPVSGGDIGAKKGTLTIMIGGQKDLLSKLKELFAPIASSVNYFGPAGSGQHAKMANQIMIAGTMTGLSEMLVYGKAAGLDLNEILKVVGSGAAANWSLSNYGPRMLQADYTPGFFAKHFLKDLRIALDEAKKMHLQLPATELAEDLYAKMVAAGKGDLGTQGLVTMNERWDEA